The proteins below come from a single Drosophila suzukii chromosome X, CBGP_Dsuzu_IsoJpt1.0, whole genome shotgun sequence genomic window:
- the LOC118878242 gene encoding RNA polymerase II subunit A C-terminal domain phosphatase-like: MQNIVDEEGAAPSLYTPVGDDGNPGGGSGRADSSIQEYKSQRAGVVKKRLRKDGELLSKGDTILELSECIHTTVTKDMCADCGGDLRQNENGQTSEASVPMVHTMPDLKVSQKLAQKLGHDDTRRLLADRKLVLLVDLDHTVIHTTDDTVPDNIKGIYHFQLRGPHSKWYHTRLRPGTAEFLKRMSQLYELHICTFGKRKYAHKIAQLLDPEGKFFSTRILSRDESFNATSRTDNLKALFPNGDSMVCIIDDREDVWNMASNLIQVKPYHFFQHKGDINAPPGLSKHELDGEGVDFQEITEKISESISELRTEDPDRGDNIVSSTSKDDEGNEESVDVFELESDAKDPEISNSSIAAEAPKKPPSDTLNGKTVSEEIVVVDDSSSGSPDAEKAVIDDSSKEVTKAEVVEEKTPTSNEDVATTSKPSLRVPLEGQKQIEIEDTDDYLLYLEGILRSIHKRFYAIYDETTEITDLKVIVPKIRCEVLRGKSLVFSGLVPTEMKLEQSQAYFIAKSLGADVQPNIGKGVTHLVAVDAGTYKVYAAKKESAIKVVNANWLWTCAERWEHVEEKLFPLDQGGKVRSPEHVVNYSERPEISPSSSKQQEGQSRTFRETLNPLLGLTNADIESMNQDYDTFFESDSSSDEGPVNLENPPMDRKVLKRMREDNSNSNRSSNRAIDDLLTRSEDVMIGAQNVMEFDIGLNAEANDNNEKEDDDDEMPRAKFRRGEDLPTDQEIGSDLNSEKDPEDEDDDEWDMMGAALEREYLVPSSEDFDI; the protein is encoded by the coding sequence ATGCAGAACATAGTCGACGAGGAGGGCGCGGCGCCCAGTCTCTACACGCCGGTGGGCGACGATGGGAATCCAGGTGGAGGATCTGGAAGAGCCGACTCCTCCATCCAGGAGTACAAGTCCCAGCGCGCCGGGGTGGTGAAGAAGCGGCTCCGCAAGGACGGGGAACTGCTCTCCAAGGGGGACACCATTCTGGAGTTGTCCGAGTGCATACACACCACGGTAACCAAGGACATGTGCGCGGACTGCGGAGGCGACTTGCGTCAGAACGAGAATGGACAAACGTCGGAGGCCTCGGTGCCCATGGTGCACACCATGCCCGATCTTAAGGTCAGCCAGAAGCTGGCCCAGAAGCTCGGACACGACGACACCCGCCGCCTGCTGGCCGACAGGAAGCTGGTCCTGCTCGTCGATCTCGACCATACGGTGATCCACACCACCGACGACACGGTGCCGGACAACATCAAGGGCATCTACCACTTCCAGCTGCGCGGCCCGCATTCCAAGTGGTACCACACGCGCTTGCGCCCCGGCACTGCCGAGTTCCTGAAGCGCATGTCCCAGCTCTACGAGCTGCACATCTGCACCTTTGGGAAGCGTAAGTACGCGCACAAGATTGCCCAACTCCTGGACCCCGAGGGAAAGTTCTTCTCGACCAGGATTCTGTCCAGAGATGAGTCCTTCAATGCCACCAGCAGGACGGACAACTTGAAAGCTCTCTTTCCGAATGGCGATTCCATGGTGTGCATCATCGACGATCGGGAGGATGTGTGGAACATGGCCTCCAACTTGATTCAGGTCAAGCCCTATCACTTCTTTCAGCACAAGGGTGACATTAATGCCCCGCCGGGCTTGTCCAAGCATGAACTGGATGGCGAAGGCGTTGATTTCCAAGAGATTACCGAGAAGATTTCCGAGTCTATCAGCGAACTGAGAACAGAAGATCCTGATAGGGGCGACAACATAGTCTCAAGCACAAGCAAGGATGATGAGGGGAATGAGGAATCAGTCGACGTATTCGAACTGGAGAGCGACGCCAAGGATCCCGAGATTTCCAATTCCTCGATAGCCGCAGAGGCACCCAAGAAGCCGCCGAGTGACACACTAAATGGCAAGACTGTCTCAGAGGAAATCGTGGTCGTAGACGATAGTTCATCTGGCTCACCAGATGCTGAGAAAGCTGTTATTGATGATAGTTCCAAGGAGGTCACAAAAGCCGAGGTGGTGGAAGAGAAAACCCCGACAAGCAATGAGGATGTGGCCACCACGTCAAAGCCCAGCCTTCGAGTGCCGCTCGAAGGGCAGAAGCAGATAGAGATTGAAGACACCGACGATTACTTGCTTTATCTGGAGGGCATATTGCGCAGCATCCACAAGCGATTCTATGCCATCTACGACGAGACCACGGAGATAACCGATCTAAAGGTCATCGTTCCGAAGATTCGCTGTGAAGTGCTGCGTGGCAAGAGCTTGGTGTTTTCCGGCCTGGTGCCCACGGAGATGAAGCTGGAGCAATCGCAGGCATACTTCATTGCTAAAAGTCTGGGCGCAGATGTGCAGCCGAACATTGGCAAGGGGGTCACGCATCTGGTGGCGGTCGATGCGGGCACCTACAAGGTATATGCCGCCAAGAAAGAATCCGCCATCAAGGTGGTCAATGCAAACTGGCTGTGGACCTGCGCCGAGCGCTGGGAGCATGTGGAGGAGAAGCTCTTTCCATTGGACCAAGGTGGCAAGGTGCGCAGTCCCGAGCACGTGGTCAACTACAGCGAGCGCCCAGAGATCTCACCATCGAGCAGCAAGCAGCAGGAGGGGCAGAGCCGCACCTTCCGCGAAACGCTCAATCCACTGCTGGGCCTCACCAACGCGGACATCGAGTCCATGAACCAGGACTACGACACATTCTTCGAGTCGGACTCGTCGAGTGACGAGGGACCCGTTAACCTTGAAAACCCACCAATGGATAGGAAGGTGCTTAAGAGAATGCGCGAAGATAATAGCAATAGCAATAGATCCAGCAATAGAGCAATAGATGACTTGTTGACGCGCAGCGAGGACGTGATGATCGGAGCGCAGAACGTCATGGAATTTGACATAGGCTTAAACGCAGAGGCTAATGACAATAATGAGAAGGAGGATGATGACGATGAGATGCCCAGAGCCAAGTTTCGACGAGGAGAAGATCTGCCTACTGACCAGGAGATTGGCTCCGACCTGAACAGCGAGAAAGACCCGgaggacgaggacgacgaCGAATGGGACATGATGGGCGCCGCCCTGGAGAGAGAGTACCTCGTCCCTTCCTCGGAAGACTTTGACATTTAG
- the LOC139353366 gene encoding myristoylated alanine-rich C-kinase substrate-like, whose protein sequence is MSDEEIIESPVFEKVPVTKAAPEKPTADKEIGEPATDSGAVDGEKATAEAADKEESAADGEQSIEAAPSAVENAEEAAIGDSPDAPAVGPVKRKVDEAAAKDGEAGATPEKKTKLH, encoded by the coding sequence ATGTCCGACGAGGAAATCATCGAGAGCCCCGTCTTCGAGAAGGTTCCAGTCACGAAGGCGGCACCTGAGAAGCCAACCGCCGACAAGGAGATCGGAGAACCGGCCACCGACAGCGGTGCCGTCGATGGTGAAAAGGCGACCGCCGAGGCCGCTGACAAGGAGGAGTCCGCCGCCGATGGCGAGCAGAGCATCGAAGCAGCTCCATCTGCTGTTGAGAACGCCGAGGAGGCCGCCATCGGTGACTCACCAGATGCTCCTGCCGTCGGGCCCGTGAAGAGGAAGGTGGACGAGGCCGCCGCCAAAGACGGTGAGGCCGGTGCCACGCCGGAAAAAAAAACTAAGCTGCATTAG